The Nicotiana tabacum cultivar K326 chromosome 14, ASM71507v2, whole genome shotgun sequence genome contains a region encoding:
- the LOC107785221 gene encoding protein IMPAIRED IN BABA-INDUCED STERILITY 1-like, whose product MGCVSSKQATAHSPPHHNYNSSSIKTAVINRNGEIIKDPNLQHVNKSGFGPLEKIKEEPEKEKKAESLIRRSSSNSRGSKKGSNEKKANFSIKFGRLTEGEHLAAGWPAWLTAVASDAIDGWLPLRSDAFERLEKIGQGTYSSVYRARDIETGKMVALKKVKFDNFQPDSVRFMAREITILRKLDHPNIMKLIGIVTSRLSCCIYLVFEYMEHDLSGLLSCPDIKFTDSQIKCYMRQLLSGLEHCHSRGIMHRDIKASNVLINNEGILKIADFGLANFLSARHKQPLTSRVVTLWYRPPELLLGSTNYGLTVDLWSAGCVFAELFFGRPLLKGRTEVEQLHKIFKLCGSPSDEYWRKSKLPLATIFKPQHPYESTLRDRCKELPKTAVNLIETLLSIDPHRRGTATSAHDSEYFSTKPYACDPSSLPKYPPNKEIDAKFREEARRKKASSTVKASGASRDSRNVQKALQKSSNFGIVVSTEEAEANIHNGRRNNGGSGHISKGKGATVARISMKPSYDTVSEASQMTEESQGESIRSVPAQMTASSGVTWAKKRKQDSAATRPHPQDNSRSQKFIAFDLSNVLHAADTSDLNMQDSYDFSSRINTEARGRNNDATHSIGRQYTHESQELSEDYNGKQKRVGFSGPLIQQRSDAKHDNQTRQDGRRSRFYRDLQ is encoded by the exons ATGGGTTGTGTCAGCTCCAAGCAGGCCACGGCCCATTCCCCGCCACACCACAATTACAATTCCTCCTCTATAAAAACTGCTGTTATTAACAGAAATGGAGAAATTATTAAAGATCCCAATTTGCAGCATGTTAATAAGAGTGGATTTGGCCCTTTGGAGAAGATTAAAGAGGAACCCGAAAAGGAGAAGAAGGCGGAGTCTTTAATTCGAAGGAGTTCCTCGAATTCTAGAGGTTCCAAGAAAGGGAGTAATGAAAAAAAGGCTAATTTTAGTATCAAATTTGGAAGGTTAACGGAAGGAGAACATTTGGCTGCTGGTTGGCCCGCGTGGCTCACTGCTGTCGCGTCTGACGCTATTGATGGATGGCTGCCTCTAAGATCAGACGCGTTCGAGAGATTAGAAAAG ATTGGACAAGGTACGTACAGCAGTGTTTATCGTGCACGTGACATCGAGACTGGTAAAATGGTTGCCCTGAAGAAGGTGAAATTTGACAATTTCCAGCCAGACAGTGTCAGATTTATGGCCCGAGAAATAACAATTCTTCGCAAACTTGACCATCCAAATATCATGAAGCTGATCGGAATAGTCACTTCTCGGTTATCATGTTGCATATACCTTGTTTTCGAATACATGGAACATGACCTCTCTGGACTGTTGTCATGTCCTGACATCAAGTTCACTGATTCACAG ATCAAATGTTATATGCGGCAGCTGCTGAGTGGACTAGAGCATTGTCATTCCCGAGGTATAATGCACCGAGATATTAAAGCATCCAACGTTTTGATAAACAATGAAGGAATTCTAAAGATAGCAGATTTTGGTCTTGCAAATTTCCTTAGTGCTAGGCACAAGCAACCACTAACCAGCCGCGTAGTGACTTTATGGTATCGACCTCCTGAACTTCTGCTGGGATCCACAAATTATGGGCTAACGGTGGATTTGTGGAGTGCTGGTTGTGTTTTTGCAGAGCTATTTTTCGGGAGGCCTCTCCTGAAAGGGAGGACTGAG GTTGAACAATTGCACAAAATCTTCAAGCTCTGTGGTTCTCCATCTGACGAATACTGGAGAAAGTCTAAACTTCCACTTGCGACAATTTTTAAACCCCAACATCCTTATGAGAGTACACTCCGAGATAGATGTAAAGAATTACCAAAAACTGCTGTCAACCTTATAGAAACACTTCTTTCAATTGACCCTCATAGACGTGGAACTGCTACATCTGCTCATGATTCTGAG TATTTCAGTACAAAGCCTTATGCTTGTGACCCGTCAAGCTTGCCTAAGTACCCCCCGAACAAGGAAATTGATGCAAAGTTCCGAGAAGAAGCACGGAG AAAGAAGGCCAGTTCCACAGTGAAAGCATCTGGAGCTTCAAGAGATTCAAGAAATGTGCAAAAAGCTCTTCAAAAATCGAGCAACTTCGGCATAGTGGTCTCAACTGAG GAAGCTGAAGCCAATATTCACAATGGCCGTAGAAACAATGGTGGTAGCGGCCATATTTCTAAAGGAAAAGGAGCTACCGTGGCACGTATATCAATGAAACCATCTTATGATACAGTGTCAGAGGCTTCTCAGATGACCGAAGAATCTCAAGGCGAAAGCATTCGATCTGTCCCTGCTCAAATGACAGCGTCAAGTGGCGTTACCTGGGCGAAAAAGAGAAAGCAAGATTCTGCAGCCACAAGGCCACATCCACAGGACAATTCAAGAAGTCAAAAGTTTATTGCCTTTGATCTTTCCAATGTACTACATGCTGCAGATACCTCAGATTTAAACATGCAAGATAGTTATGACTTTTCTAGCAGGATCAACACTGAAGCCAGAGGCCGCAACAATGACGCCACGCATTCTATTGGCAGGCAATATACTCACGAGTCTCAAGAATTGTCAGAG GACTACAATGGCAAACAAAAAAGGGTTGGGTTCTCAGGACCATTGATACAACAGAGGAGTGATGCAAAGCACGATAATCAAACTCGCCAAGATGGTCGCAGATCCCGgttttatagag ATTTACAATGA
- the LOC107785222 gene encoding putative WRKY transcription factor 4 — MGEKFKASAVSELTIPPRAPSFEAFFGGGNMPYFSPGPMTLVSSFFSESEYPSFSQLLAGAMASPLAKPPTLFPENSSGEENCKEGNQKNLGYKQNRPMSLMVAQNSPLFMIPTGLSPSGLLNSPGFLSPLQSPFGMSHQQALAHVTAQAALSHSYLQTQAEYHFSSQGTSAQVLGNETSTEPTESSLRPQLNAMPSDQQTKKIELPLVSQSEDKPSFASVDRPACDGYNWRKYGQKMVKASECPRSYYKCTHLKCPVKKKVELSIDGHITEITYKGHHNHELPQPSKRRRDSCAQDGSDCSKAKPESEMQSGTEVNGLNGALPARSGQVSTEMASGLLLSNECDKIEDTATAAEEGHDNEPNMKRMKTAVEAPNLASSHKAVSESKIVVQTRSEVDILDDGFKWRKYGQKVVKGNHHPRSYYRCTYPGCNVRKHVERASADPKAVITTYEGKHNHDIPIARNRGHSTAQDSTRQLNEQDVATWRPSLHENVAFHNTNDIPVCRQLKEEQIAA; from the exons ATGGGGGAAAAATTCAAAGCTTCAGCAGTTTCAGAGCTAACAATCCCACCTCGGGCCCCTAGTTTTGAAGCATTTTTTGGCGGTGGAAATATGCCCTATTTTAGCCCAGGTCCAATGACACTTGTCTCCAGCTTCTTCTCGGAATCCGAATACCCGTCTTTCTCCCAGCTTCTTGCTGGAGCTATGGCTTCTCCACTAGCAAAACCACCGACTCTTTTCCCTGAAAATTCATCCGGAGAGGAGAATTGTAAAGAGGGGAATCAGAAGAATTTAGGGTATAAGCAGAATCGACCCATGAGTTTAATGGTCGCTCAAAATTCTCCTTTGTTTATGATTCCCACTGGTCTTAGTCCTTCTGGATTGCTTAATTCACCTGGGTTCCTTTCTCCACTTCAG AGTCCTTTTGGAATGTCACACCAGCAGGCCCTAGCACACGTCACAGCACAGGCAGCATTATCCCATTCTTACTTGCAAACCCAAGCTGAGTATCATTTCTCCTCGCAAGGGACATCAGCTCAAGTATTAGGAAATGAAACGTCGACCGAGCCAACGGAATCTTCTTTACGACCTCAATTAAATGCTATGCCGTCAGACCAGCAGACCAAGAAAATTGAACTGCCACTGGTTTCTCAATCTGAGGACAAGCCATCTTTTGCTTCTGTCGATAGACCAGCTTGTGATGGTTACAACTGGAGGAAGTATGGACAGAAGATGGTTAAAGCAAGTGAATGTCCTCGGAGCTACTATAAATGCACACATCTCAAGTGTCCTGTCAAGAAGAAGGTCGAGCTATCCATTGATGGTCACATAACTGAGATCACGTATAAAGGCCATCACAACCATGAACTTCCTCAACCAAGCAAACGCAGAAGAGATAGTTGTGCTCAGGATGGTTCAGATTGCTCCAAAGCTAAACCTGAAAGCGAAATGCAGAGTGGGACCGAAGTCAACGGCTTAAATGGTGCTCTCCCTGCTCGTTCTGGACAAGTGTCTACTGAAATGGCATCTGGACTTCTTCTTTCTAATGAATGTGATAAAATTGAGGACACTGCAACAGCAGCAGAAGAGGGACATGATAATGAACCAAATATGAAGAGAAT GAAGACAGCTGTTGAGGCTCCTAATCTTGCTTCATCACATAAAGCAGTATCAGAATCCAAGATTGTTGTGCAGACAAGGAGTGAAGTAGACATTTTGGATGACGGGTTCAAGTGGCGAAAATATGGGCAGAAAGTGGTGAAGGGGAATCATCATCCGAG GAGTTATTATCGTTGCACATATCCTGGATGCAATGTCCGCAAACATGTCGAGAGGGCTTCAGCAGATCCAAAAGCTGTCATAACAACATATGAAGGCAAACACAATCATGATATTCCCATTGCTAGAAACAGAGGTCATAGCACAGCCCAAGATAGTACTCGCCAGTTGAACGAGCAAGACGTTGCAACTTGGAGGCCTTCACTTCATGAAAATGTTGCTTTTCATAACACCAATGACATACCAGTGTGTAGGCAGCTGAAAGAGGAACAGATTGCAGCATAA